A genomic segment from Streptosporangium roseum DSM 43021 encodes:
- a CDS encoding CGNR zinc finger domain-containing protein, translated as MDHPVDLTSYAELAVLLINSPERLTGLEGLRALLEEGGRYRPGCRITRGDLDALRDLREELVTVFEAAAGGDEQDVVDRLNSLLIQHPVQPQISGHDGERWHMHLTEGGRMADQYAVGAVMGLATMVTDLGVDRLGLCQAPPCRRAYLDTSSNRSRRYCSERCASRANVAAYRARRKVNGQ; from the coding sequence ATGGATCATCCGGTGGACCTGACCTCTTATGCCGAGCTGGCTGTGCTGCTCATCAACAGCCCCGAACGACTGACCGGTCTGGAAGGGCTGCGCGCCCTCCTGGAGGAGGGCGGCCGCTACCGCCCCGGCTGCCGCATCACCCGGGGCGATCTCGACGCCCTGCGTGACCTGCGCGAGGAGCTCGTGACCGTGTTCGAGGCCGCCGCCGGCGGCGACGAGCAGGACGTGGTCGACCGGCTCAACTCGCTGCTGATCCAGCATCCGGTCCAGCCGCAGATCTCCGGCCACGACGGCGAGCGCTGGCACATGCACCTGACCGAGGGCGGCCGGATGGCCGACCAGTACGCCGTGGGCGCCGTGATGGGCCTGGCCACCATGGTCACCGACCTCGGGGTGGACCGGCTCGGCCTCTGCCAGGCGCCGCCCTGCCGCAGGGCCTACCTCGACACCTCCTCCAACCGGTCCCGGCGCTACTGCTCCGAGCGGTGCGCCAGCCGGGCGAACGTGGCCGCCTACCGGGCCCGCCGGAAGGTCAACGGCCAGTAG
- a CDS encoding S24 family peptidase, producing MVQYRPYSSPKNPCVRGLCSMRVRVEGDSMLPALRSGDWLWVRRGAPVRPGDLVVARLPSDPSRLIVKRAAWEADGGWWLESDNQRASGRRDSWDFGALPPSALVGRVMLRYWPLTFRRAR from the coding sequence ATGGTCCAGTACCGACCTTACTCGTCTCCGAAAAACCCGTGTGTGAGGGGGTTGTGCTCGATGAGAGTCCGTGTCGAGGGAGATTCGATGCTGCCCGCGCTGCGGTCCGGGGACTGGCTCTGGGTGCGGCGCGGCGCCCCGGTCCGGCCCGGCGACCTGGTCGTCGCCCGGCTCCCGTCCGACCCGTCGCGGCTGATCGTCAAACGGGCCGCGTGGGAGGCGGACGGGGGATGGTGGCTGGAGAGCGACAACCAGCGGGCCTCCGGCCGCCGCGACAGCTGGGACTTCGGCGCCCTGCCGCCGTCGGCGCTGGTCGGCCGGGTGATGCTGCGCTACTGGCCGTTGACCTTCCGGCGGGCCCGGTAG
- the sodN gene encoding superoxide dismutase, Ni — MLARLLRPKHVASAHCDLPCGVYDPAQARIEAESVKAIMEKYAANEDPVFRSRALTIKEERSELVKHHLWVLWTDYFKPPHLETYPQLHQLFWDATKLAGAAGGKGTVDVAKADELLGKIDEISKIFWATKAA; from the coding sequence ATGCTCGCACGACTTCTGCGACCCAAGCACGTCGCGTCCGCGCACTGCGACCTGCCGTGTGGCGTGTACGACCCCGCCCAGGCTCGCATCGAGGCCGAGTCCGTGAAGGCCATCATGGAGAAGTACGCGGCGAACGAGGACCCGGTCTTCCGTTCCCGCGCGCTCACCATCAAGGAGGAGCGGTCAGAGCTGGTCAAGCACCACCTGTGGGTGCTGTGGACCGACTACTTCAAGCCTCCGCACCTGGAGACCTACCCGCAGCTGCACCAGCTCTTCTGGGACGCGACGAAGCTGGCCGGCGCCGCGGGCGGCAAGGGCACCGTCGACGTCGCGAAGGCCGACGAGCTCCTGGGCAAGATCGACGAGATCTCCAAGATCTTCTGGGCGACCAAGGCTGCCTGA
- a CDS encoding anti-sigma factor: MTEHTETPAVGMGGIRDVVSVRLPAASAYLSVLRTATAGLAARLDFTLDEIEDLRIAVDEACAMLLTQAVPGTDLIAEFELTGQLMQVRVEVSTVGSSAPKRDDFAWMVLTALADDVDAVTDSPDRMAIVLRKRRGAARPA; the protein is encoded by the coding sequence GTGACCGAACACACCGAGACGCCCGCGGTCGGTATGGGTGGGATCCGTGACGTGGTGAGCGTCCGGCTACCGGCTGCGAGTGCCTATCTGTCCGTGCTACGTACGGCGACCGCCGGACTGGCCGCACGGCTGGACTTCACGCTCGACGAGATCGAGGATCTACGGATCGCGGTCGACGAGGCGTGCGCGATGTTGTTGACCCAGGCTGTCCCCGGCACCGATCTGATCGCCGAGTTCGAGCTCACCGGGCAGCTCATGCAGGTCCGGGTCGAGGTCAGCACGGTCGGCAGTTCCGCGCCCAAGCGCGACGACTTCGCGTGGATGGTGCTCACCGCCCTGGCCGACGACGTGGACGCCGTAACCGACTCCCCCGACCGCATGGCGATCGTGCTACGCAAGCGCCGAGGCGCGGCGAGGCCGGCGTGA
- a CDS encoding RNA polymerase sigma factor SigF has product MAASDHAVPDRVRARLLFAELAELTPDDSRRQRIRDELVELHLPLVEYLARRFRNRGEWLDDLTQVATIGLIKSIDRFDLGRGVEFSTYATPTIVGEIKRHFRDKGWAVRVPRRLQELKLSLTKAISELSQREGRAPTVGELAAFLKMSEEEVLEGLESANAYSTVSLDAPDSGDDDAPAVADSLGIVDDSLEGVEYRESLKPLLERLPPREKRILLLRFFGNMTQSQIATELGISQMHVSRLLARTLAQLREGLTAED; this is encoded by the coding sequence ATGGCCGCCAGCGACCACGCGGTGCCCGACCGGGTGCGCGCGCGCCTGCTCTTCGCGGAACTGGCGGAGTTGACCCCCGACGACTCGCGGCGCCAGCGTATCCGTGACGAGCTCGTCGAGCTCCACCTTCCCCTGGTGGAGTATCTCGCCCGCCGCTTCCGCAACCGGGGTGAGTGGCTGGACGATCTCACCCAGGTCGCCACCATCGGGCTGATCAAATCGATCGACCGCTTCGACCTCGGCCGGGGGGTGGAGTTCTCCACCTACGCCACCCCGACGATCGTGGGCGAGATCAAACGGCACTTCCGCGACAAGGGCTGGGCGGTCCGCGTGCCGCGCCGCCTGCAGGAGCTCAAGCTCTCGCTCACCAAGGCGATCAGCGAGCTCTCGCAGCGGGAGGGCCGTGCGCCCACCGTCGGCGAGCTGGCCGCGTTCCTGAAGATGAGCGAGGAGGAGGTGCTCGAGGGGCTTGAGTCGGCCAACGCCTACTCCACGGTCTCCCTCGACGCGCCCGACTCCGGTGACGACGACGCGCCCGCGGTGGCCGACTCCCTCGGCATCGTGGACGACTCCCTGGAGGGCGTCGAATACCGCGAGTCGCTCAAGCCGCTGCTCGAACGGCTGCCTCCGCGTGAGAAGCGGATCCTGCTGCTGCGCTTCTTCGGCAACATGACCCAGTCCCAGATCGCCACCGAGCTCGGCATCTCTCAGATGCACGTGTCCCGGCTGCTGGCCAGGACCCTCGCCCAGCTCCGTGAGGGCCTGACCGCGGAAGACTAG
- a CDS encoding diacylglycerol/lipid kinase family protein gives MRAMLLVNPKATSTNQRTRDVLIRALSATMNLKVEETAYRGHAALLSRKAHASGYDVVAVLGGDGTINEAANGLLDAEDGKRGSDGSAADRPALLVIPGGSANVFARALGLPNSPVEAAGAVLEAIRDGRRRTVGLGQALWGDESRYFTFCSGLGYDAEVIRAVEGMRGTGRKATPTRYVNTALHHYLSTDKRHAAMTVAGPDVPAAGNIFMAVISNTSPWTYVGSRPVCPTPWASFETGLDLLGLQRLGLPSMIRLIPQIMGVRDTLPAGPHLVQLHDEREFTLTAERPVAFQLDGDYLGEVERVTFRSIPNALQVLV, from the coding sequence ATGCGTGCGATGCTCCTGGTGAATCCCAAGGCGACGTCGACCAATCAGCGGACGCGGGATGTGCTCATCAGGGCACTGAGCGCCACGATGAACCTCAAGGTCGAGGAGACCGCGTACCGGGGACACGCGGCCCTGCTGTCCCGCAAGGCCCACGCCTCGGGATACGACGTGGTGGCCGTGCTCGGCGGCGACGGCACGATCAACGAGGCCGCGAACGGCCTGCTCGACGCGGAGGACGGCAAGAGAGGGAGCGACGGGAGCGCGGCGGACCGGCCGGCGCTGCTGGTGATCCCCGGCGGCAGCGCGAACGTCTTCGCCCGGGCGCTCGGGCTGCCGAACAGCCCGGTGGAGGCGGCCGGCGCGGTGCTTGAGGCGATCCGTGACGGCCGGCGGCGGACGGTCGGGCTGGGGCAGGCGCTCTGGGGTGACGAAAGCCGATATTTCACCTTCTGTAGTGGCTTGGGGTATGACGCCGAGGTGATCCGGGCGGTCGAGGGAATGCGCGGCACCGGCCGCAAGGCCACCCCCACGCGCTACGTGAACACCGCGCTGCACCACTATCTCTCGACCGACAAGCGCCACGCCGCCATGACCGTCGCGGGCCCGGACGTGCCCGCGGCCGGAAACATCTTCATGGCGGTCATCTCCAACACCTCGCCCTGGACCTACGTGGGCTCCCGGCCGGTCTGCCCGACCCCGTGGGCGAGCTTCGAGACGGGCCTCGACCTGCTGGGACTCCAGCGCCTGGGCCTGCCGTCGATGATCCGGCTCATCCCCCAGATCATGGGGGTCCGCGACACGCTGCCCGCCGGCCCCCATCTGGTGCAGCTCCACGACGAGAGGGAGTTCACCCTGACCGCCGAGCGCCCCGTGGCGTTCCAGCTCGACGGGGACTACCTGGGAGAAGTCGAGAGAGTAACGTTCCGGTCTATCCCGAACGCGTTACAAGTCCTGGTCTAG
- a CDS encoding WhiB family transcriptional regulator, whose protein sequence is MDWRHRAACRDVDPELFFPIGNTGPALMQIEEAKQVCRTCTVSEACLKWALESGQDAGVWGGLSEDERRAFKRRTARARTRANA, encoded by the coding sequence ATGGACTGGCGCCACCGCGCTGCCTGCCGTGACGTGGACCCCGAGCTGTTCTTCCCGATCGGCAACACCGGCCCCGCCCTGATGCAGATCGAAGAGGCCAAGCAGGTCTGCCGTACGTGCACTGTAAGTGAAGCATGCCTGAAGTGGGCACTGGAATCCGGGCAGGACGCCGGCGTATGGGGCGGCCTGAGCGAGGACGAGCGTCGCGCCTTCAAGCGCCGCACGGCCCGCGCCCGCACCCGCGCGAACGCCTGA
- a CDS encoding sensor histidine kinase, with protein MPTLSDLVVRHTALDDADLEWMHSLVSDWQLLADLSFADLILWIPLREAPGWIAIAQMRPTTGPTVYHDDIVGMTVAKGERVLIDTAWDERRICREGDPDWSSGVPVREETIPVRRADHFLGVIQRSTNLSSARTPSRLELTYLQSASDLAQMVAEGRFPFSGAEPILVRSPRVGDGLLRLDRAGRVTYASPNALSAYRRLGLNADLVGAELGRTTATLCYSDEPINENLMIVASGREPRETEVESGGTVVQLRAIPLVVGGGRIGALVLIRDVTELRRRERELMTKDATIREIHHRVKNNLQTVAALLRLQARRLQLPEGREALEEAVRRVGSIAIVHETLSHTPDEQVDFDDIADRVIAMTGEVAAPEAQVVPRRVGTFGVLRSEIATPLAMVLTELLQNAVQHGLAHRPGRLQVIVSRGADRLDVIVSDDGTGLPEGFDLESSTSLGLQIVRTLVVGELSGRLAIEPRQGGGTEVTLGIPLPAV; from the coding sequence GTGCCGACTCTAAGCGACCTGGTGGTTCGTCATACCGCGCTCGACGATGCCGACCTCGAATGGATGCACTCGCTGGTCTCCGACTGGCAGCTCCTGGCCGACCTGTCGTTCGCCGATCTCATCCTGTGGATCCCGCTCAGGGAGGCTCCGGGATGGATCGCCATCGCGCAGATGCGGCCCACCACGGGCCCCACCGTCTATCACGACGACATCGTGGGGATGACGGTGGCCAAGGGGGAGCGGGTGCTCATCGACACCGCCTGGGACGAGCGGCGGATCTGCCGGGAGGGCGACCCCGACTGGTCGAGCGGTGTCCCGGTGCGCGAGGAGACCATCCCGGTACGGCGGGCCGACCACTTCCTGGGCGTGATCCAGCGCTCGACGAACCTGTCGTCCGCGCGCACCCCCTCGCGGCTTGAGCTCACCTATCTGCAGAGCGCCTCGGACCTGGCCCAGATGGTGGCCGAGGGGCGCTTCCCGTTCTCCGGCGCCGAGCCGATCCTGGTCCGCTCGCCGCGCGTGGGCGACGGCCTGCTCCGGCTGGACCGCGCGGGCCGGGTCACCTACGCCTCGCCGAACGCGCTGTCGGCCTACCGGAGGCTGGGCCTCAACGCCGACCTGGTCGGCGCCGAGCTGGGCCGTACCACCGCCACCCTCTGCTACTCCGACGAGCCCATCAACGAGAACCTGATGATCGTGGCGAGCGGCCGGGAACCCCGGGAGACCGAGGTCGAGTCGGGCGGCACGGTGGTGCAGCTGCGGGCGATCCCGCTGGTCGTCGGCGGCGGGCGGATCGGCGCGCTGGTGCTCATCCGCGACGTGACCGAGCTGCGGCGGCGCGAGCGGGAGCTGATGACCAAGGACGCCACCATCCGGGAGATCCACCACCGGGTGAAGAACAACCTGCAGACGGTGGCCGCGCTGCTGCGGCTGCAGGCCCGGCGGCTGCAACTGCCGGAGGGGCGCGAGGCGCTGGAGGAGGCGGTGCGCAGGGTCGGGTCGATCGCGATCGTGCACGAGACGCTGTCCCACACGCCCGACGAGCAGGTGGACTTCGACGACATCGCCGACCGGGTGATCGCCATGACGGGCGAGGTGGCGGCGCCGGAGGCGCAGGTCGTGCCGCGCCGTGTCGGGACGTTCGGGGTGCTGCGTTCGGAGATCGCCACGCCGCTGGCGATGGTCCTCACCGAGCTGCTGCAGAACGCGGTCCAGCATGGGCTGGCACACCGGCCGGGCCGACTTCAGGTGATCGTTTCGCGGGGGGCCGACCGGCTGGACGTGATCGTCTCCGATGACGGGACGGGCCTGCCCGAGGGCTTCGACCTGGAGTCGTCCACCAGCCTCGGCCTGCAGATCGTGCGGACGCTGGTCGTCGGGGAGCTGTCCGGGCGGCTGGCCATCGAGCCCCGCCAAGGCGGCGGCACGGAGGTCACCCTCGGCATTCCCCTCCCCGCGGTCTGA
- a CDS encoding 8-amino-7-oxononanoate synthase, whose product MPAMEQTPDPLARLRAAAGMREAAGLKRALRVRTPDDDGLIDLASNDYLGLARDGRLVEAATAATRTWGTGSTGSRLVTGSTALHAELEARLRAFTQAGGALVFSSGYLANLAAVTALGRDALVVSEAGNHASIVDACRLSRSRVVVTPHKDVAAVEKALACREEEHAVVVTDAVFSVDGDLAPLAELHAAAVRQGALLIVDEAHAIGVIGPHGQGAVHAAGLAAEPDIVRTITLSKSLGSQGGAVLGAPEVIETLIDTGRSFIFDTGLAPGSVAAALTAVDILQNQPELPGCVRTRAKELASMARELGLETNDPAGAVVPIVLGPPEAALRAALICAERGVRAGCFRPPSVPAGRSCLRLTARANLSSDDLAVIRGALTAVAEMKVTM is encoded by the coding sequence ATGCCCGCTATGGAGCAGACCCCAGATCCGCTGGCACGGTTGCGCGCGGCCGCGGGCATGCGGGAGGCGGCCGGGTTGAAGCGGGCCCTGCGCGTCCGGACGCCGGACGACGACGGCCTGATCGACCTGGCCTCCAACGACTATCTCGGGCTGGCCAGGGACGGACGGCTGGTCGAGGCGGCGACGGCGGCCACCCGGACCTGGGGGACCGGCTCCACCGGCTCCCGGCTGGTCACCGGGTCCACCGCGCTCCACGCCGAGCTGGAGGCGCGGCTGCGCGCCTTCACGCAGGCCGGCGGCGCGCTGGTGTTCTCCTCCGGCTACCTGGCCAACCTGGCGGCCGTGACGGCTCTGGGCAGGGACGCGCTCGTGGTCTCCGAGGCGGGCAACCACGCCTCCATCGTGGACGCCTGCCGCCTGTCGCGCTCGCGCGTGGTGGTCACCCCGCACAAGGACGTGGCGGCGGTGGAGAAGGCGCTGGCCTGCCGGGAGGAGGAGCACGCGGTCGTGGTCACCGACGCGGTCTTCTCCGTCGACGGGGACCTGGCGCCGCTCGCGGAGCTGCACGCCGCGGCCGTACGGCAGGGCGCGCTGCTGATCGTGGACGAGGCCCACGCGATCGGCGTCATCGGCCCTCACGGGCAGGGGGCGGTGCACGCCGCGGGCCTGGCGGCCGAGCCGGACATTGTGAGAACGATCACACTCTCCAAGTCCCTGGGGTCGCAGGGCGGTGCCGTGCTCGGCGCCCCGGAGGTGATCGAAACCCTGATAGACACGGGCCGGTCGTTCATCTTCGACACCGGCCTGGCCCCGGGCAGCGTGGCGGCGGCACTCACCGCTGTGGATATCCTTCAAAACCAGCCCGAACTGCCCGGATGCGTGCGAACCAGAGCGAAAGAGCTGGCCTCGATGGCCCGCGAACTCGGCCTGGAGACCAACGATCCGGCGGGTGCGGTCGTCCCGATCGTGCTCGGCCCACCCGAGGCCGCACTCCGGGCCGCCCTCATCTGTGCGGAACGCGGAGTGCGCGCCGGATGTTTCCGGCCGCCCTCGGTGCCGGCCGGCCGCTCTTGCCTGCGGTTGACCGCGCGGGCCAATCTGAGTTCCGATGATCTAGCGGTGATCAGGGGTGCACTCACCGCCGTGGCCGAGATGAAGGTGACCATGTGA
- a CDS encoding GntR family transcriptional regulator translates to MTDDSPRIPKYYDVKRSLLALTKSLSAGSALPPERTLAVRFETSRTTVRQALSELVVEGRLVRIQGKGTFVAHPKVAQVLQLTSYTGDLRTVGLEPDTKILDISYITADEPLARRLAINPGGRVLRIHRLRLANGEPMSIDTTHLSARRFPRLRRELEVHSSLYETLHNAYNVRLTDAEEIIETVLATPYDAQVLSVDVGLPMLLLTRHAFDADGNPVEWAQSLYRGDRYKFVTRLRRP, encoded by the coding sequence GTGACGGACGACTCCCCCAGGATTCCCAAGTACTACGACGTCAAACGTAGTCTGCTCGCGCTGACCAAGTCCCTGTCGGCGGGCAGCGCGCTGCCCCCCGAGCGGACCCTGGCGGTGCGCTTCGAGACGTCGCGCACCACCGTGCGGCAGGCGCTGTCGGAGCTGGTGGTCGAGGGCCGCCTGGTGCGCATCCAGGGCAAGGGAACGTTCGTCGCGCACCCCAAGGTCGCCCAGGTCCTCCAGCTGACGTCCTACACCGGCGACCTGCGGACCGTCGGCCTCGAACCCGACACCAAGATCCTCGACATCAGCTACATCACCGCCGACGAGCCCCTGGCGCGCCGGCTGGCGATCAACCCCGGCGGCCGGGTGCTGCGCATCCACCGGCTGCGCCTGGCCAACGGCGAGCCGATGTCGATCGACACCACCCACCTGTCGGCCCGGCGCTTCCCCCGCCTCCGGCGCGAGCTGGAGGTGCACTCCTCCCTGTACGAGACGCTGCACAACGCCTACAACGTGCGGCTGACAGACGCCGAGGAGATCATCGAGACCGTGCTGGCCACGCCGTACGACGCGCAGGTGCTGAGCGTCGACGTCGGCCTGCCGATGCTGCTGCTCACCCGGCACGCCTTCGACGCCGACGGCAATCCGGTGGAGTGGGCCCAGTCCCTCTACCGCGGCGACCGATACAAGTTCGTCACCCGCCTGCGCCGTCCCTGA
- the bioD gene encoding dethiobiotin synthase: MSILVVTGTDTGVGKTVVTAAVASLARERGTSVAVVKPAQTGVTGTEPGDLDEVIRLSGATSTFEFARFPDPLAPAAAARAAGLPPVSLAQAAARIGELADSHRLVIVEGAGGLLVRFDEEGATLADLARALSAPVLLVTRAALGTLNHTALTLEAMAHRGLEPVGVVIGSWPAEPGLAERCNVADLEMLAARPLAGVLPEGAGVLGREAFARTARAGLGPVLGGGFDPSAFRRTFRLMA; encoded by the coding sequence GTGAGCATCCTCGTGGTCACCGGGACCGACACCGGAGTGGGCAAGACGGTCGTCACCGCCGCGGTGGCCTCGCTCGCCAGGGAGCGGGGCACCTCGGTCGCGGTGGTGAAACCCGCCCAGACCGGGGTGACCGGCACCGAACCCGGCGACCTCGACGAGGTCATCCGGCTCTCCGGAGCCACCTCGACGTTCGAGTTCGCCAGGTTCCCCGACCCGCTGGCCCCGGCCGCGGCGGCCCGCGCGGCGGGCCTGCCGCCGGTCTCCCTCGCCCAGGCGGCGGCCCGGATCGGGGAGCTGGCCGACTCGCACCGGCTGGTGATCGTCGAAGGGGCGGGCGGGCTGCTCGTCCGCTTCGACGAGGAGGGGGCGACCCTGGCCGACCTGGCCCGGGCGCTCTCCGCGCCGGTGCTCCTGGTGACCCGGGCGGCGCTGGGCACGCTCAACCACACCGCGCTGACGCTGGAGGCGATGGCCCATCGCGGGCTGGAGCCGGTGGGGGTGGTGATCGGGTCCTGGCCGGCCGAGCCCGGCCTGGCCGAGCGGTGCAACGTGGCGGATCTGGAGATGCTGGCCGCCCGGCCGCTGGCGGGCGTGCTCCCGGAGGGCGCGGGGGTTCTCGGCCGGGAGGCCTTCGCCCGTACAGCCCGCGCCGGCCTGGGGCCCGTGCTGGGTGGCGGATTCGACCCCTCGGCCTTCCGGAGGACCTTTAGGCTCATGGCGTAG
- the bioB gene encoding biotin synthase BioB, giving the protein MMSDILGIARTQVLEEGRGLDAAQVLRCLELPRDRLSDLLGLAHEVRMKWCGPEVEVEGIVSLKTGGCPEDCHFCSQSGQFSSPVRAAWLDIPSLVQAARETAQTGATEFCIVAAVRGPDRRLMDQVREGVKAIQEAVDINVACSLGMLTQAQVDELAGMGVHRYNHNLETARSHFEKVVTTHTWQERWDTCLMVREAGMELCCGGIVGMGESLEQRAEFAGQLGELEPDEVPLNFLNPRPGTPFASLPLLEGSEALTTIAAFRLALPRTILRYAGGRELTLGDLGTRDGMLGGINAIIVGNYLTTLGRTAAKDLDLLVDLKMPIKALSDTL; this is encoded by the coding sequence ATGATGAGCGACATTCTCGGGATCGCCCGGACGCAGGTCCTGGAGGAGGGCAGGGGGCTCGACGCCGCGCAGGTCCTGCGCTGCCTCGAACTGCCCCGCGACCGCCTCTCCGACCTTCTGGGGCTCGCGCACGAGGTGCGGATGAAGTGGTGCGGCCCCGAGGTGGAGGTCGAGGGGATCGTCTCCCTCAAGACCGGCGGCTGCCCCGAGGACTGCCACTTCTGCTCCCAGTCGGGGCAGTTCTCCTCCCCGGTCCGCGCGGCCTGGCTGGACATCCCGTCCCTGGTCCAGGCGGCCCGGGAGACCGCGCAGACCGGCGCGACCGAGTTCTGCATCGTGGCCGCCGTGCGCGGGCCCGACCGGCGGCTGATGGACCAGGTCCGCGAGGGCGTCAAGGCGATCCAGGAGGCGGTGGACATCAACGTCGCCTGCTCGCTGGGCATGCTCACCCAGGCCCAGGTCGACGAGCTCGCCGGGATGGGCGTGCACCGCTACAACCACAACCTGGAGACCGCCAGGTCGCACTTCGAAAAGGTCGTCACCACCCACACCTGGCAGGAGCGCTGGGACACCTGCCTGATGGTGCGCGAGGCCGGGATGGAGCTGTGCTGCGGAGGCATCGTGGGCATGGGCGAGAGCCTGGAGCAGCGGGCGGAGTTCGCCGGGCAGCTCGGCGAGCTGGAGCCCGACGAGGTCCCGCTGAACTTCCTCAACCCGCGTCCCGGCACGCCCTTCGCGTCGCTGCCGCTCCTTGAGGGCTCCGAGGCGCTCACGACGATCGCCGCCTTCCGGCTCGCGCTGCCGCGCACGATCCTGCGCTACGCCGGTGGCCGCGAGCTGACCCTGGGCGACCTGGGCACCCGCGACGGCATGCTCGGCGGGATCAACGCCATCATCGTGGGCAACTACCTGACCACCCTCGGCCGCACCGCCGCCAAGGACCTCGACCTGCTGGTGGACCTGAAGATGCCGATCAAGGCCCTGTCCGACACGCTCTGA
- a CDS encoding thermonuclease family protein translates to MAKAIEQPVPGITVGHALLARSAGVPQPVDKLVHDGDTINIAADGNFGVRLLGVDAPEVSFELPRSSIVPDLPKGFVKISHPAWTDFLADPFAPGFEPLPLRAALHDHLLGRLDATTARNHAELGGPPTQALKDMISSDIAEQGLTGETFKLRLAFAHEILDRYGRLLCYVNRDQKLKPRPAPYNERLLAGGHVMPYFIWPNVDPFVRQENRVAQAVPAPGSARTVAEAGALGRARESVRQARQAGLGLWNPADPLKLHAFELRYLAGRRAPDRYVLDLSDSSSELLHPQSYHRIPDPEDRLFVNSEHAPLWAEKGWSVPPL, encoded by the coding sequence ATGGCCAAGGCGATCGAACAGCCCGTTCCCGGTATCACCGTCGGACACGCGCTTCTCGCGCGATCCGCAGGAGTCCCGCAGCCCGTCGACAAGCTCGTGCACGACGGCGACACGATCAACATCGCCGCCGACGGCAACTTCGGCGTGCGCCTGCTCGGCGTGGACGCCCCCGAGGTCAGCTTCGAGCTGCCCCGCAGCTCCATCGTCCCCGACCTGCCCAAGGGGTTCGTCAAGATCTCGCACCCGGCCTGGACCGACTTCCTGGCCGACCCGTTCGCGCCGGGCTTCGAGCCGCTGCCGCTGCGCGCCGCGCTCCACGACCACCTGCTGGGCAGGCTCGACGCGACCACCGCGCGCAACCACGCCGAGCTCGGCGGGCCGCCCACCCAGGCCCTCAAGGACATGATCAGCTCTGACATCGCCGAGCAGGGCCTGACCGGCGAGACCTTCAAGCTCCGGCTGGCCTTCGCGCACGAGATCCTCGACCGGTACGGCAGGCTGCTCTGCTACGTCAACCGGGACCAGAAGCTCAAGCCCAGGCCCGCGCCGTACAACGAGCGGCTGCTCGCCGGCGGGCACGTCATGCCCTACTTCATCTGGCCGAACGTCGACCCCTTCGTCCGGCAGGAGAACCGGGTGGCGCAGGCCGTACCCGCTCCGGGGTCGGCTCGCACGGTGGCGGAGGCGGGGGCGCTGGGCCGGGCCCGGGAGTCGGTACGGCAGGCACGCCAGGCGGGCCTGGGGCTGTGGAACCCGGCGGACCCGCTGAAGCTGCACGCCTTCGAGCTGCGCTACCTGGCCGGGCGCCGGGCACCCGACCGGTATGTCCTCGACCTGTCCGACAGTTCCTCCGAGCTGCTCCACCCGCAGAGCTACCACCGGATCCCGGACCCGGAGGACCGGTTGTTCGTCAACTCCGAGCATGCGCCCCTGTGGGCGGAGAAGGGCTGGTCGGTCCCGCCGCTGTAG